One genomic region from Stutzerimonas decontaminans encodes:
- the yidD gene encoding membrane protein insertion efficiency factor YidD encodes MRKLAIASIKVYQYAISPMMASHCRFYPSCSCYALEAIENHGLLRGGWLSLRRLGRCHPWNPGGYDPVPSHNTSNSSPMAE; translated from the coding sequence GCCATCGCTTCGATCAAGGTCTACCAGTACGCCATCAGCCCCATGATGGCTAGTCACTGCCGTTTCTATCCAAGCTGCTCCTGCTATGCACTCGAGGCCATCGAAAATCATGGTCTGTTGCGTGGCGGCTGGCTGAGTCTGCGCAGGCTGGGACGCTGCCACCCGTGGAATCCCGGTGGCTACGATCCCGTGCCTTCCCATAACACTTCCAATTCATCTCCGATGGCCGAGTAA
- the yidC gene encoding membrane protein insertase YidC: protein MDIKRSILLVALAVVAYLMVLQWNQDYGQAALPTETAQSQPGVPTLPDSPSATSEGNADDVPAVAGQQQASALPATAPSSQLIRVRTDVLDVAIDPRGGDIVELHLPQFPRRQDRPDVPFQLFERSGERTYEAQSGLIGDGPDKASGRPQYSSEKTEYQLGEGQDQLVVDLNYSADGVNYIKRFTLERGNYALKVNYLIDNQSDQPWTGYLFGQLKRDKSGDPSSSTATGTATYLGAALWTKDEPYRKVSMGDMDDKNLRETVQGGWIAWLQHYFVTAWIPQADDTNQVQTRKDSQGNYIIGFTGPAVTVAAGAQGETGATLYAGPKSQDKLEELSPGLRLTVDYGILWFIAQPIFWLLENIHALLGNWGWSIIVLTIIIKLAFFPLSAASYRSMARMRAVSPKMQALKEQFGDDRQKMSQAMMELYKKEKINPLGGCLPILVQMPVFLALYWVLLESVEMRQAPWMFWITDLSIKDPFFILPIIMGVTMFIQQQLNPTPPDPMQARVMKLLPIIFTFFFLWFPAGLVLYWVVNNVLSIAQQWYITRQIEAAAKTA from the coding sequence ATGGATATCAAACGCTCGATACTGCTCGTAGCATTAGCAGTCGTTGCCTACCTGATGGTTCTTCAATGGAATCAGGACTACGGTCAGGCAGCACTGCCGACCGAAACCGCGCAAAGCCAGCCTGGCGTTCCGACCCTTCCGGACAGTCCGAGCGCTACCAGCGAAGGCAATGCCGATGACGTGCCAGCAGTGGCTGGTCAGCAACAGGCTAGCGCCCTGCCGGCCACGGCGCCGAGCAGCCAGCTGATCCGCGTGCGTACTGATGTGCTGGATGTAGCCATCGACCCGCGTGGTGGTGACATCGTCGAGCTGCATCTGCCGCAATTTCCACGTCGTCAGGATCGTCCCGATGTGCCGTTCCAGCTGTTCGAACGCAGTGGCGAGCGCACCTACGAGGCGCAGAGCGGGCTGATCGGCGATGGTCCGGACAAGGCCAGCGGGCGTCCTCAGTACAGCAGCGAGAAGACCGAGTACCAGCTGGGCGAAGGCCAGGATCAGCTGGTCGTGGACCTGAACTACAGCGCTGACGGCGTCAACTACATCAAGCGTTTCACCTTGGAGCGTGGCAACTACGCGTTGAAGGTGAACTACCTGATCGACAACCAGAGCGACCAGCCCTGGACCGGTTATCTGTTCGGCCAGCTCAAGCGCGACAAGAGTGGCGACCCGTCCTCGAGCACAGCCACAGGCACCGCCACCTACCTCGGTGCGGCGCTGTGGACCAAGGACGAGCCGTATCGCAAGGTTTCCATGGGCGACATGGATGACAAGAACCTGCGCGAAACCGTTCAGGGCGGCTGGATCGCCTGGCTACAGCACTATTTCGTCACCGCCTGGATTCCTCAGGCCGACGATACCAACCAGGTGCAGACCCGCAAGGACAGCCAGGGCAACTACATCATCGGCTTCACCGGCCCGGCGGTCACCGTAGCAGCGGGCGCCCAGGGTGAAACCGGCGCCACCCTGTATGCCGGTCCGAAGAGCCAGGACAAGCTGGAAGAGCTGTCGCCCGGTCTGCGTCTGACCGTCGACTACGGCATCCTCTGGTTCATCGCTCAGCCAATCTTCTGGCTGCTGGAAAATATCCACGCGCTGCTGGGCAACTGGGGTTGGTCGATCATCGTCCTGACGATCATCATCAAACTCGCCTTCTTCCCGCTCTCCGCCGCCAGCTATCGTTCGATGGCGCGCATGCGTGCGGTATCGCCGAAGATGCAGGCGCTGAAAGAGCAGTTCGGTGATGATCGCCAGAAGATGTCCCAGGCGATGATGGAGTTGTACAAGAAGGAGAAGATCAATCCGCTGGGCGGCTGCCTGCCGATTCTGGTGCAGATGCCGGTCTTCCTTGCGCTGTACTGGGTACTCTTGGAAAGCGTCGAGATGCGCCAGGCGCCCTGGATGTTCTGGATCACCGACCTGTCGATCAAGGATCCGTTCTTCATCCTGCCGATCATCATGGGCGTGACCATGTTCATCCAGCAGCAGCTCAACCCGACACCGCCGGATCCGATGCAGGCGCGGGTGATGAAGCTGTTGCCGATCATCTTCACC